A region from the Mycolicibacterium litorale genome encodes:
- a CDS encoding ubiquinol-cytochrome c reductase iron-sulfur subunit has translation MNDELSDDERRAAANTPGDAPKGTDAPGHAGVPGQPTDAELATMSREELVELGGKLDGVETVFKEPRWPVPGTRAEKRAERSVATWLLIGGVAGLVLLLVFLFWPWEYKPYGSEGEFLYSLATPLYGLFFGLSILAIGIGAVLYQKRFIPEEISIQDRHDGRSPEIQRKTVTALLGDSLEGSTIRRRKMIGLSLGVGLGAFGLGTAVAFIGGLIKNPWKPVVPTAEGPKAVLWTSGWTPRYQGETIYLARATGNTGHGGTFAKMRPEDLDAGGMETVYPWRESDGDGTTVESSHKNTEIIMGVRNPVMLIRLRTEDMAKVVKRQGQESFNFGELFAYTKICSHLGCPASLYEQQTNRILCPCHQSQFDALQYAKPIFGPAARALAQLPITIDQDGYLVANGDFIEPVGPAFWERKTS, from the coding sequence ATGAATGACGAACTGAGCGACGACGAGCGCCGGGCGGCTGCCAACACGCCCGGTGACGCACCCAAGGGCACCGACGCACCCGGCCACGCCGGCGTGCCGGGTCAGCCCACCGACGCCGAACTGGCCACCATGTCGCGTGAGGAGCTCGTCGAACTCGGCGGCAAGCTCGACGGCGTCGAGACCGTCTTCAAGGAGCCGCGCTGGCCGGTTCCGGGGACCCGCGCCGAGAAGCGTGCGGAGCGTTCGGTCGCGACGTGGCTGCTGATCGGCGGCGTCGCCGGCCTCGTGCTGCTGCTGGTGTTCCTGTTCTGGCCGTGGGAGTACAAGCCCTACGGCTCCGAGGGTGAGTTCCTGTACTCGCTGGCCACTCCGCTGTATGGCCTGTTCTTCGGGTTGTCGATCCTGGCGATCGGTATCGGCGCGGTGCTCTACCAGAAGCGCTTCATCCCCGAGGAGATCTCGATCCAGGACCGCCACGACGGCCGCTCCCCCGAGATCCAGCGCAAGACGGTCACCGCGCTGTTGGGTGACTCCCTCGAGGGATCGACGATCCGGCGCCGCAAGATGATCGGACTGTCGCTGGGTGTCGGGCTCGGCGCGTTCGGCCTCGGCACGGCGGTGGCGTTCATCGGCGGCCTGATCAAGAATCCGTGGAAGCCGGTGGTGCCGACGGCGGAAGGACCCAAGGCCGTGCTGTGGACCTCCGGGTGGACCCCGCGGTACCAGGGCGAGACCATCTATCTGGCGCGGGCGACCGGAAACACCGGGCACGGCGGCACGTTCGCGAAGATGCGCCCGGAAGACCTCGACGCCGGCGGCATGGAGACGGTGTACCCGTGGCGCGAATCCGACGGTGACGGCACCACGGTGGAGTCCAGCCACAAGAACACCGAGATCATCATGGGTGTGCGGAACCCGGTGATGCTCATCCGTCTTCGCACCGAAGACATGGCGAAGGTGGTCAAGCGGCAGGGTCAGGAGAGCTTCAACTTCGGCGAGCTGTTCGCCTACACGAAGATCTGCTCGCACCTGGGCTGCCCCGCATCGCTGTACGAACAGCAGACCAACCGCATCCTCTGCCCGTGCCATCAGTCGCAGTTCGATGCGCTGCAGTACGCGAAACCCATATTCGGTCCGGCTGCGCGCGCCCTCGCGCAGTTGCCCATCACCATTGACCAGGACGGGTACCTGGTCGCCAACGGCGACTTCATCGAACCCGTCGGGCCGGCATTCTGGGAACGGAAGACATCATGA
- the trpD gene encoding anthranilate phosphoribosyltransferase yields the protein MGSSQTTWEHLRVTDTPTWPQILGRLTTAQNLATGQAGWAMDQIMTGAATPAQIAGFAVAMKLKRPTSAEVTELADVMLRHARRIPTETIGNDTVDIVGTGGDGANTVNLSTMAAIVVAAAGVPVMKHGNRAASSLSGGADTLEALGVRIDLSPDQVAACVAEVGIGFAFANHFHPSYRHASVVRRELGVPTVFNLLGPLTNPARPRAGLIGCAWGELAEVMAGVYASRNSSVLVVHGDDGLDELTTTTTSTIWRVQAGTVERLTFDPAAFGFQRAQLAELVGGDAEHNANEVRAVFGGAKGAVRDAVVLNAAGALVAHAGLSSDAKWVPAWEAGLARAAETIDSGAAEQLLTRWVRFTQKL from the coding sequence TTGGGAAGTTCCCAGACAACGTGGGAACATCTGCGCGTGACTGATACTCCCACGTGGCCGCAGATCTTGGGGCGCTTGACCACCGCGCAGAACCTGGCGACCGGACAGGCCGGTTGGGCGATGGACCAGATCATGACCGGTGCGGCGACGCCGGCCCAGATCGCGGGGTTCGCGGTGGCGATGAAGCTCAAGCGCCCGACGTCGGCGGAGGTCACCGAATTGGCCGACGTGATGCTGCGGCACGCGCGCCGCATCCCCACCGAGACCATCGGCAACGACACCGTCGACATCGTCGGGACCGGAGGCGACGGCGCCAACACCGTCAACCTGTCCACGATGGCCGCGATCGTGGTGGCCGCTGCCGGTGTGCCGGTGATGAAGCACGGCAACCGGGCGGCCTCGTCACTGTCCGGCGGTGCCGACACCCTCGAGGCGCTCGGCGTGCGGATCGACCTGAGCCCCGATCAGGTGGCCGCCTGCGTCGCGGAGGTGGGGATCGGTTTCGCGTTCGCCAACCACTTCCACCCCTCCTACCGGCACGCGTCGGTGGTCCGCCGTGAGCTCGGCGTGCCGACCGTGTTCAACCTGCTCGGGCCGCTGACCAACCCGGCACGGCCCCGTGCCGGACTGATCGGCTGCGCCTGGGGCGAGCTGGCCGAGGTGATGGCCGGGGTCTACGCGTCGCGCAACTCCAGTGTGCTGGTGGTGCACGGCGACGACGGTCTGGACGAACTGACCACGACCACCACGAGCACGATCTGGCGGGTTCAGGCCGGCACGGTGGAGCGGTTGACCTTCGACCCGGCGGCGTTCGGTTTCCAGCGCGCCCAGCTCGCCGAGCTGGTCGGTGGCGACGCCGAACACAACGCCAACGAGGTGCGCGCGGTGTTCGGCGGCGCCAAAGGCGCGGTGCGTGATGCGGTGGTGCTCAACGCCGCGGGTGCACTGGTCGCCCACGCCGGGCTATCCAGCGACGCCAAATGGGTGCCGGCCTGGGAGGCGGGTCTGGCCCGCGCCGCCGAGACGATCGACTCCGGCGCGGCCGAACAGCTGCTCACGCGTTGGGTGCGGTTCACCCAGAAGCTCTGA
- a CDS encoding PucR family transcriptional regulator: protein MSITVGDLVEMPHLGLEVLSGATGLGRAVSWTHTSDLPEPWRWITGGELLMTNGLSFPKTATDQESLLTHLDESGVAGLAIGDKMYCPRLTQRFTRRSDRLGFPVLRIRYPLPFVAISRAVAEATLLDQSSRLSRTMRIYDLLRRHIGSASSSADLVAALARELGCELHVCDRRTGDPWFPHTAPLDPHLREAVVELSDSSTNVAAGVYGLPAGGAQQAMLTDIQRHPEAALVVIPRRDDRVDPIRLQHTATVISLELSEVQLVLEHERRERAALLERLLENRIDRHAVESRLGELRLDPARTVLAAARSSDESRALTVHNSLWRNDIPYLCTLREGLLYALVPDRSGFEAVLSRALGPSARIGVSARLGSISRFQEAIREASWACSLASRRDIPVSRYGSEEPWLGLSNVGDAQALVDRVLAPLRTYDEQHQSNLVATLDAYLRNQRSLQLTATALCVHRQTVLYRMKRIADLTGLNLAETDAVAALWLALRAAALLDAEDDSRLPPYS, encoded by the coding sequence GTGTCGATCACGGTCGGTGACCTCGTCGAGATGCCGCACCTCGGTCTTGAGGTGTTGTCGGGGGCGACCGGACTGGGCCGGGCGGTGTCCTGGACCCACACCTCCGACCTGCCCGAACCGTGGCGGTGGATCACCGGTGGCGAACTGCTCATGACCAACGGGCTGTCGTTCCCGAAGACGGCCACCGACCAGGAGTCGCTGCTCACCCACCTCGACGAGTCCGGCGTCGCGGGGCTGGCGATCGGCGACAAGATGTACTGCCCGCGGCTGACGCAGCGGTTCACCCGCCGAAGCGACCGACTGGGATTCCCGGTGCTGCGGATCCGCTATCCCCTTCCGTTCGTGGCCATTTCGCGGGCGGTCGCCGAAGCGACGCTGCTCGACCAGTCGAGCCGGTTGTCGCGCACAATGCGGATCTACGATCTGCTGCGGCGGCACATCGGAAGCGCCTCCAGCTCAGCCGATCTCGTCGCGGCGCTGGCGCGCGAGCTGGGGTGCGAACTGCACGTCTGCGATCGCCGCACCGGTGATCCGTGGTTTCCGCACACGGCACCGCTGGACCCGCACCTGCGGGAGGCGGTCGTCGAGTTGTCGGACTCCTCGACCAACGTCGCGGCCGGGGTGTACGGACTGCCCGCCGGTGGCGCGCAGCAGGCGATGCTCACCGACATCCAGCGCCATCCCGAAGCCGCTCTGGTCGTCATCCCGCGCCGCGACGACCGCGTCGATCCGATTCGCCTACAGCACACCGCGACCGTCATCAGCCTCGAGCTGTCGGAGGTGCAGTTGGTGCTCGAACACGAACGCCGTGAGCGCGCCGCACTGCTGGAACGGCTGCTGGAGAACCGGATCGATCGGCACGCGGTCGAGTCGCGGCTCGGCGAACTGCGCCTCGACCCCGCACGGACCGTCCTGGCCGCGGCCCGCAGCAGCGACGAGAGCCGGGCGCTGACCGTGCACAACTCGTTGTGGCGCAACGACATCCCCTATCTCTGCACACTGCGCGAGGGGCTGCTGTACGCGCTGGTGCCCGACCGGTCGGGTTTCGAAGCGGTGCTGTCGCGGGCGTTGGGGCCGTCGGCGCGTATCGGTGTCAGCGCGCGCCTCGGCTCGATCAGCCGCTTCCAGGAGGCGATCCGCGAGGCGTCGTGGGCGTGCTCACTGGCGAGCCGCCGCGATATCCCGGTCTCGCGGTACGGCAGTGAGGAACCCTGGCTCGGGCTGTCCAACGTCGGCGACGCCCAGGCCCTCGTCGACCGGGTGCTCGCCCCGTTGCGCACCTACGACGAACAGCATCAGTCCAACCTGGTCGCGACGCTCGACGCCTATCTGCGCAACCAGCGCTCCCTGCAACTGACCGCCACGGCGCTGTGCGTGCACCGCCAGACGGTGCTCTACCGGATGAAACGGATCGCGGACCTGACCGGCCTCAACCTCGCCGAGACCGATGCGGTGGCCGCACTGTGGCTGGCGCTGCGCGCGGCGGCGCTGCTCGACGCCGAGGACGATTCGCGGCTGCCGCCCTACAGCTGA
- the ripC gene encoding peptidoglycan hydrolase RipC has protein sequence MRLVRAQWGIRVLKRPAVGAITALAMFSSLLAGSAFADPADDALAKLNELSRQAEQTTEAMHSAQLDLNDKLAAQQAAEARHAADLAAAEEAKSQLATFQTAVNKVAATQYMGGRTDGMSAILTANSPQQFIDQLSVQRVMAGEMAARMAGFRDVSARAAAAEVASAKSAADAKTAAEQAAQVRADLQNKQSRLQTQIAVVKAQYESLTPNQREALAALPPAPPVPAPPVAVPPANDPGVLAAPPGAIPPGDIAPPPGGPTRAVAVQAALSRIGSPYSWGGSGPNAFDCSGLVMWAFQQEGISLPHSSQALARGGQPVSMDQMQPGDLVTYYSDASHVGIYIGDGMMVHASTYGTPVRVAPVNNAPIHNVRRY, from the coding sequence TTGAGGCTCGTTCGCGCGCAGTGGGGCATCCGTGTTCTTAAGCGACCCGCCGTCGGTGCGATAACGGCTCTGGCCATGTTCTCCTCGCTGCTGGCCGGCAGTGCTTTCGCCGATCCAGCCGACGACGCGCTGGCAAAGCTCAACGAGCTGTCGCGCCAGGCCGAGCAGACCACCGAGGCCATGCACTCGGCCCAGCTCGACCTCAACGACAAACTGGCCGCCCAACAGGCCGCCGAGGCGCGGCACGCCGCCGACCTCGCCGCCGCCGAGGAGGCCAAGTCCCAGCTGGCGACGTTCCAGACCGCGGTGAACAAGGTGGCCGCCACCCAGTACATGGGCGGCCGCACCGACGGTATGAGTGCCATCCTCACGGCAAACTCCCCGCAGCAGTTCATCGACCAGCTGTCGGTGCAGCGGGTGATGGCCGGCGAGATGGCCGCCCGCATGGCCGGCTTCCGTGACGTGAGCGCACGGGCCGCCGCCGCGGAGGTGGCGTCCGCGAAGTCCGCGGCCGACGCCAAGACCGCCGCCGAGCAGGCCGCGCAGGTGCGGGCCGACCTGCAGAACAAGCAGAGCCGCCTGCAGACCCAGATCGCCGTGGTGAAGGCACAGTACGAGTCGCTCACCCCCAACCAGCGCGAGGCGCTCGCCGCCCTGCCGCCCGCGCCCCCGGTGCCCGCGCCGCCGGTCGCGGTGCCGCCCGCCAACGATCCCGGTGTGCTGGCCGCCCCGCCGGGGGCGATTCCTCCCGGTGACATTGCTCCGCCTCCGGGTGGGCCGACGCGCGCCGTCGCCGTACAGGCCGCGCTCAGCCGCATCGGCTCGCCGTACTCGTGGGGCGGATCCGGTCCGAACGCGTTCGACTGCTCCGGCCTGGTGATGTGGGCCTTCCAACAGGAGGGCATCTCGCTGCCGCACTCCAGTCAGGCGCTGGCCCGCGGCGGGCAGCCGGTGTCGATGGACCAGATGCAGCCCGGTGACCTCGTCACCTACTATTCGGACGCCTCGCACGTCGGCATCTACATCGGCGACGGAATGATGGTGCACGCGTCGACCTACGGCACGCCGGTACGCGTCGCCCCCGTCAACAACGCGCCGATCCACAACGTGCGCCGCTATTAG
- a CDS encoding MFS transporter yields MPHSGHLIDDAPITAFHRKLTVFSSGGPFIDGYALSIIGVALITLQPAMDLSSTELGLIGAASLIGIFVGGGLFGYLTDRIGRHLMYIVDLLALAVFSVLSAFAGEPWQIIVLRFLLGVAIGADYPIATSLLAEFLPKKQRGRYLGGMFVVWALGAAVAYVVGFLLRDCGSDAWRLLLASPAVFAVITLIARLGTPESPRWLLSKGRREEADAAIKQAFGPQYGVDDLTEENVATTSFTRVFKRPYLRRTVFVSVFWTAQVIPLFAVYTFAPELMSSFGLEGDSNLYGGSLIIALLFVVGGIPGLYLVERIGRRALLVWSFAIIAVALAVPAVVPGVPPLVFFLALAVFALASGASSFLEIVYPNELFPTEVRATAVGVGTAMSRIGSAGGTYLMPMALTALGPGGALGIGAAVTLVGLLVAVFMAPETRNVGLTDCATSDDQTTTTKVTS; encoded by the coding sequence ATGCCCCATTCCGGTCATCTGATCGACGATGCGCCGATCACCGCGTTCCACAGGAAACTCACCGTGTTCTCGTCGGGTGGACCGTTCATCGACGGCTACGCGCTGTCGATCATCGGCGTCGCCCTGATCACCCTGCAGCCGGCGATGGATCTGAGCTCGACCGAGCTCGGGCTCATCGGTGCCGCCAGCCTGATCGGCATCTTCGTCGGCGGCGGGCTCTTCGGGTACCTGACCGACCGCATCGGACGCCACCTGATGTACATCGTCGACCTGCTCGCGCTGGCGGTGTTCTCGGTGCTGTCCGCATTCGCCGGTGAACCGTGGCAGATCATCGTGCTGCGGTTCCTGCTCGGTGTGGCGATCGGCGCGGACTATCCGATCGCCACCTCGCTGCTCGCCGAGTTCCTGCCGAAGAAGCAGCGTGGCCGGTACCTCGGCGGCATGTTCGTCGTGTGGGCGCTGGGCGCGGCGGTCGCCTACGTGGTCGGATTCCTGTTGCGCGACTGCGGGTCCGACGCCTGGCGGTTGCTGCTGGCGAGTCCGGCGGTGTTCGCGGTGATCACGCTGATCGCCCGGCTCGGCACCCCGGAGTCACCCCGGTGGCTGCTGTCCAAGGGCCGGCGCGAGGAGGCCGATGCCGCCATCAAACAGGCGTTCGGCCCGCAGTACGGGGTCGACGACCTCACCGAGGAGAACGTCGCCACCACCTCGTTCACGCGGGTCTTCAAACGCCCGTATCTGCGTCGGACGGTGTTCGTGTCGGTGTTCTGGACCGCACAGGTGATCCCGCTGTTCGCGGTGTACACCTTCGCACCGGAGCTGATGTCCTCGTTCGGCCTGGAGGGGGACTCGAACCTCTACGGCGGGTCGCTGATCATCGCGCTGCTGTTCGTCGTCGGCGGGATCCCGGGCCTGTACCTGGTCGAGCGGATCGGCAGGCGCGCCCTGCTGGTGTGGTCGTTCGCGATCATCGCCGTGGCCCTTGCCGTCCCGGCCGTCGTACCGGGCGTCCCGCCTCTGGTGTTCTTCCTCGCCCTGGCGGTGTTCGCGCTCGCGTCCGGGGCGTCGAGCTTCCTGGAGATCGTCTATCCCAACGAACTGTTCCCGACGGAGGTCCGCGCCACCGCGGTCGGCGTGGGCACGGCGATGAGCCGAATCGGATCGGCCGGCGGCACCTACCTGATGCCCATGGCGCTGACCGCGCTCGGCCCGGGCGGCGCGCTGGGGATCGGTGCCGCCGTGACGCTGGTCGGCTTGCTGGTCGCGGTGTTCATGGCCCCCGAGACCCGCAACGTGGGGCTCACCGACTGCGCCACCTCCGATGACCAGACCACGACCACGAAAGTGACGTCATGA
- a CDS encoding peptidase produces the protein MLLAEFLSAVLLLGRSGPTSPSPPLAAVADPPAAAGPASTTMQLPDGRHAELIALGGAHSAPLLNRIAAELPAAADAVSAFWGPDWRREVVVVATASDPQFAALAGGGADIAAATTADRIVFAPGAAAMTDDPLRIVVRHELFHHAVRDVTAADAPRWLTEGVADYLARPPDAAPAPDPRTALPSDTDLDTPGPARSLAYDRAWRFASYVADRYGPQRLRALYVHACGPGHSDVATAVRETLGADLDAVLAGWRHWPQG, from the coding sequence CTGTTACTGGCCGAGTTCCTCTCCGCGGTCCTGCTGCTCGGCCGTTCCGGACCGACCTCGCCGTCGCCGCCGCTCGCGGCGGTCGCCGACCCGCCGGCCGCGGCGGGCCCTGCGAGCACCACGATGCAGCTGCCCGACGGCAGGCACGCGGAGCTCATCGCGCTCGGCGGCGCGCACAGCGCACCGCTGCTCAACCGGATCGCCGCCGAGCTCCCGGCCGCCGCCGACGCGGTGAGCGCCTTCTGGGGTCCGGACTGGCGGCGCGAGGTCGTGGTCGTGGCGACGGCCTCCGACCCGCAGTTCGCCGCGCTCGCCGGCGGGGGAGCCGACATCGCCGCCGCGACCACCGCCGATCGCATCGTATTCGCCCCCGGTGCGGCCGCCATGACCGACGATCCGCTGCGGATCGTGGTGCGCCACGAGCTGTTTCACCACGCCGTGCGCGACGTCACCGCCGCCGACGCGCCGCGCTGGCTGACCGAGGGTGTCGCCGACTACCTGGCGCGCCCGCCGGACGCGGCGCCTGCCCCCGATCCGCGGACCGCGTTGCCGTCCGACACCGACCTCGACACCCCAGGGCCCGCCCGGTCGCTGGCGTACGACCGGGCCTGGCGGTTCGCCTCATACGTCGCCGACCGGTACGGCCCGCAGCGGCTGCGGGCTCTGTACGTGCACGCCTGCGGCCCTGGCCATTCCGATGTGGCCACCGCCGTGCGCGAGACGCTGGGCGCCGACCTCGACGCGGTGCTGGCCGGATGGCGGCACTGGCCGCAGGGCTAA
- a CDS encoding c-type cytochrome, with the protein MTSKSRRRFRRRLSAAVLLLAGLGVAGGVAATLTPAPQVAVADESQSALLRTGKELYDLSCVSCHGSNLQGVADRGPSLVGVGEAAVYFQVSTGRMPARRNEAQAPDKPADFDEAQIDALGAYVQANGGGPVVPRDENGEIASQSLIGDNVARGGDLFRLNCASCHNFTGRGGALSSGKYAPELEATPAQIYTAMQTGPQNMPKFSERQLSPEEKRDIIAYVEEARDTPPPGGYGLGGFGPTSEGMAAWIIGMVAVIGAALWIGARA; encoded by the coding sequence ATGACCAGCAAGTCCCGCCGACGGTTCCGCCGGCGCCTGTCGGCAGCGGTGCTGCTGCTGGCCGGACTTGGCGTCGCGGGTGGCGTCGCCGCCACGCTGACGCCCGCACCGCAGGTCGCCGTGGCAGACGAGTCGCAGTCGGCGCTGCTGCGCACCGGTAAGGAGCTGTACGACCTGTCCTGCGTGAGCTGCCACGGCAGCAACCTGCAGGGTGTGGCCGATCGCGGCCCGAGCCTGGTCGGTGTCGGCGAGGCCGCGGTGTACTTCCAGGTCTCGACGGGCCGGATGCCCGCGCGGCGCAACGAGGCTCAGGCGCCGGACAAGCCGGCCGACTTCGACGAGGCACAGATCGATGCGCTCGGCGCCTACGTGCAGGCCAACGGCGGCGGCCCGGTCGTCCCCCGCGACGAGAACGGCGAGATCGCCAGCCAGTCCCTGATCGGCGACAACGTCGCCCGCGGTGGTGACCTGTTCCGCCTGAACTGCGCGTCGTGCCACAACTTCACCGGCAGGGGCGGCGCACTGTCGTCGGGCAAGTACGCACCCGAACTCGAGGCCACGCCCGCGCAGATCTACACCGCGATGCAGACCGGCCCGCAGAACATGCCGAAGTTCTCCGAACGTCAGCTCAGTCCCGAGGAGAAGCGGGACATCATCGCCTACGTCGAGGAAGCCCGCGACACCCCGCCCCCCGGCGGGTACGGCCTCGGCGGCTTCGGGCCGACGTCTGAAGGCATGGCGGCGTGGATCATCGGCATGGTGGCCGTCATCGGTGCGGCTCTCTGGATCGGGGCACGGGCGTGA
- a CDS encoding cytochrome c oxidase subunit 3 produces MTSAVGTSGTAITSRVHSLNRPNMVSVGTIVWLSSELMFFAGLFAMYFTARAQAGGEWPPPPTELNLALAVPVTLVLIASSFTCQMGVFAAERGDVFGLRRWYVITFLMGLFFVLGQGYEYLHLVEHGTTIPGSAYGSVFYLATGFHGLHVIGGLVAFLFLLARTKMSKFTPAQATAAIVVSYYWHFVDIVWIALFAVIYFVR; encoded by the coding sequence GTGACGAGTGCTGTTGGGACCTCGGGAACCGCGATCACCTCGCGCGTGCATTCGCTGAACAGGCCGAATATGGTCAGTGTCGGCACCATCGTGTGGCTTTCCAGCGAGTTGATGTTCTTTGCTGGTCTGTTCGCGATGTACTTCACCGCACGCGCCCAGGCAGGCGGCGAGTGGCCGCCCCCACCGACGGAGTTGAACCTGGCGCTGGCGGTACCCGTCACGCTGGTGCTGATCGCGTCGTCGTTCACCTGCCAGATGGGTGTGTTCGCCGCCGAACGCGGTGACGTCTTCGGCCTGCGCCGCTGGTACGTGATCACGTTCCTCATGGGCCTGTTCTTCGTGCTCGGTCAGGGCTACGAGTACCTGCACCTGGTGGAGCACGGCACCACGATCCCCGGCAGCGCCTACGGCTCGGTCTTCTACCTGGCCACCGGTTTCCACGGCCTGCACGTGATCGGCGGTCTGGTCGCCTTCCTGTTCCTGCTCGCGCGCACCAAGATGAGCAAGTTCACCCCGGCACAGGCCACCGCGGCGATCGTCGTGTCCTATTACTGGCACTTCGTCGACATCGTGTGGATCGCGCTGTTCGCCGTCATCTACTTCGTTCGATGA
- a CDS encoding glycosyltransferase family 4 protein: MARVLLVTNDFPPRAGGIQNYLEAFVEHVVAAGAHEVTVYAPTWKNAEDYDRTAAFEVVRHPGTLMLPEPSVAGRMRGLIAARDIDTVWFGAAAPLALLTPIARRAGAGRVIASTHGHEVGWSMLPVARTALRRIGDTTDVVTFVSRYTRGRFASAFGPRAALEHLPPGVDTDRFAPDPAARTELRARYGLGERPVVVCLSRLVPRKGQDMLIRALPAIRRRVPDAALVIVGGGPYRAALQRQAQQHGVDEHVRFTGGVPGEELPAHHAMADVFAMPCRTRGAGLDVEGLGIVYLEASACGVPVVAGRSGGAPETVRDGETGFVVDGTDTGAVATAVGDLLADPDRAAAMGGQGRRWALENWQWSTRAARLTELLQL; this comes from the coding sequence ATGGCCCGCGTCCTGCTCGTCACCAACGACTTTCCGCCGCGCGCCGGCGGCATCCAGAACTATCTCGAGGCGTTCGTCGAGCATGTGGTGGCGGCGGGGGCGCACGAGGTCACCGTGTACGCGCCGACGTGGAAGAACGCCGAGGACTACGACCGGACGGCCGCATTCGAGGTGGTGCGCCACCCGGGCACGCTCATGCTGCCGGAACCGTCGGTGGCGGGCCGGATGCGCGGGCTGATCGCCGCCCGCGACATCGACACCGTCTGGTTCGGCGCCGCCGCGCCGCTGGCCCTGCTCACGCCGATCGCGCGGCGCGCGGGAGCCGGCCGGGTGATCGCCAGCACGCACGGCCACGAAGTGGGCTGGTCGATGCTGCCGGTCGCCCGAACGGCGTTGCGCCGCATCGGCGACACCACCGATGTGGTCACGTTCGTCAGCCGCTACACCCGGGGCCGGTTCGCCTCCGCCTTCGGCCCGCGTGCGGCGCTGGAGCATCTGCCGCCCGGAGTCGACACCGACCGGTTCGCCCCCGACCCGGCCGCGCGGACGGAGTTGCGGGCCCGCTACGGACTGGGTGAGCGTCCGGTGGTGGTGTGCCTGTCGCGGCTGGTGCCCCGCAAGGGACAGGACATGCTGATCCGGGCGCTGCCCGCGATCCGTCGCCGGGTGCCGGATGCGGCGCTGGTGATCGTCGGCGGCGGGCCGTACCGCGCGGCGCTGCAACGCCAGGCGCAGCAACACGGCGTCGACGAGCACGTGCGGTTCACCGGCGGCGTGCCCGGTGAGGAGCTGCCGGCCCACCATGCGATGGCCGACGTGTTCGCGATGCCGTGCCGCACCCGCGGCGCCGGCCTGGATGTCGAGGGGCTCGGCATCGTGTACCTGGAGGCGTCGGCGTGCGGGGTGCCGGTGGTGGCGGGCCGCTCCGGGGGCGCCCCGGAAACGGTGCGCGACGGCGAGACCGGGTTCGTCGTCGACGGCACCGACACCGGGGCGGTCGCGACCGCGGTCGGTGACCTGCTGGCCGACCCGGATCGCGCGGCCGCGATGGGTGGGCAGGGCCGCAGGTGGGCGCTCGAGAACTGGCAGTGGTCCACCCGCGCCGCCCGGCTGACCGAACTGCTTCAGCTGTAG